DNA sequence from the Methanofollis formosanus genome:
GATCTCAGATGAAGTACGAGATAATCGGAGACAACCTCCAGATGGTCAAAATCGCCCTCTCGCACGGCGAGAAGATCAACGCCGAGGCCGGGGCCATGGTGAACATGAGCGGCAACATGCAGATGGACTCCCACCTGAAGGGCGGTCTCTTCGGCGGGATCAAAAGAATGCTCACCAGCGAGAGCCTCTTCCTGACCGAGTTCACCCCGAACGGCAGTGAAGGCTTCGTCTCGTTTGCCGGGAATGTGCCGGGCCGGATCTTCCCGGTGGACGTGGACGGAAAAGAGTTCATCGCCCAGAAAGACGCCTACCTCTGCTCTGAGGAGGGCGTGACCCTCGACGTCGCCTTCACGAAGAAGCTGCGGTCAGGGTTCTTCGGCGGCGAGGGGTTCATCCTCCAGCGCCTCCACGGGAACGGCAGGGCCTTCCTCCACTGTTGCGGCGACACCATCGAGATGGACCTTGCTCCGGGCGAGACGATCCGGGCCGAGACGGGACTTGTGGTCGGGTTCGACTCGACCGTCGACTACTCCATCGAACTGGCCGGCGGCGTGAAGACGGTCTTCTTCGGCGGCGAAGGACTCTTCCTGACCACCCTCACCGGCCCGGGCAAGGTCGTCCTCCAGTCGATGGACATCGCCAAACTTGCCGGGTCGCTCATCCCCTACCTCCCGACCCAGACCTCGGGGGACTAAATTACCTTTTTTTCGGCTGTGTAGAATCGGGCATGAACCTCTGGCTCAAGCATACAGGATGAACATTCCTGGTGGTCTCTGGTGAGTGGATCCTTGTTCCCTCTTCGGAGCAGGACACCACATAGAGCGACCACTTCATTGCCGCCCCCACCCATCTTCGTCGTGGGGGGTCCGGGGGGTGAAACCCCCCGGTGCGAGATTCCAGGAACGATTCTACGATGAGGGCGGCACATCGGATCATCACGCCTTCCCAAACATCGGTGCCGGGGGCGCTGCCCCCGGACCCCGGGACGAAGACAGGGCAGGGAAGGCAGAGGCCCGATCATTCAGGAGATGCATCTGCAATCTCTGTATCAGTCCTGAAGGCGTTTGGTGGATTCAAACCATTATGGAAACCTGGAGAGATGACGTCAGGATCATTTTCATGGTAAACCCTCACCTTTTCTGGGTGCGAGTGCGATTCAACCGCCTTCCCCCATCTTCTCGCCGGGGACTCTCTCGAAAGCCTTCGGCCCATGGCAAATCAAAGATGTGCCACGAGCCGCAGACTTTCGCTGACGACCGAAGGGAGTCGAGAAGACAAAGATAGCCGAGGGGCGGCATAATACTCAACTTCTATTCGCTCCTCGAACGCAAGAATGAGGGTCAAGAACTGATCCAACTCTGATATGATATTTTCATCCCGTATGCTTGAACTCCGCGTTCATGCCCGATTCTACAAAACCCACTCGCCTTTCATTACTCCCGGCCGCCTCCCCACCCCGTCCGCTCCAGGAGGGCGGTGAGGAGGAGGTCGACCGCCATGATCACGCCCGCCGTCGCGACGAACATGACGACCGGGTCGGGCCAGAGCGATCTGATAAAACGGCTGGCAAGGATGCCGACCATCACGGCGACGAAGAGGACAAGAATACTCCGAGTGTGCGAACGGTCCATATGAGAAAAGTGTGAAGGAGAGGAGGAAATATCTTCCTCTCACCGGCGGCGCCGGAGGGCAAGGGCGCCGCCGGCCGCGAGCACTGCCGACCACCAGGGCAGGGGACTCTGCGCCGGGGTGGTCGGTGTGGGGTTCGCGGTCGTCGTGGTGACGGCCGGGACCGGTGTTTCGGAGACGGCCGGTTTTTCCGCGGTGGCGTTCACCGGGATTGCGCCGGGCTCCGTAGACGGCACGGTCG
Encoded proteins:
- a CDS encoding TIGR00266 family protein → MKYEIIGDNLQMVKIALSHGEKINAEAGAMVNMSGNMQMDSHLKGGLFGGIKRMLTSESLFLTEFTPNGSEGFVSFAGNVPGRIFPVDVDGKEFIAQKDAYLCSEEGVTLDVAFTKKLRSGFFGGEGFILQRLHGNGRAFLHCCGDTIEMDLAPGETIRAETGLVVGFDSTVDYSIELAGGVKTVFFGGEGLFLTTLTGPGKVVLQSMDIAKLAGSLIPYLPTQTSGD